In the genome of Gordonia rubripertincta, one region contains:
- a CDS encoding PPA1309 family protein gives MPDSTTPPTTPRGFSTDELGSALSEILDHVDAAGWGQTPAVFALVPTEVLAEQAPDVLGDDADSPLTPIEQECPDLDAFLASAIWPDAVVGAAVAIEIVVAPPAPGGDGTPRYVADGTDSAASNSDGASKPARLVAGVLRGGQDLAIMRLRHQSGEEIETLTHPQLGTELRVALAGTFTPDEPGA, from the coding sequence GTGCCCGACTCCACGACACCCCCGACGACGCCCCGCGGCTTCTCCACCGATGAGCTCGGGAGCGCGTTGAGCGAGATCCTCGACCACGTAGACGCCGCGGGCTGGGGCCAGACGCCGGCGGTGTTCGCCCTCGTTCCGACCGAGGTCCTGGCGGAGCAGGCACCGGACGTACTCGGCGACGACGCCGACTCGCCCCTGACCCCGATCGAGCAGGAGTGCCCCGACCTCGACGCCTTTCTGGCGTCGGCGATCTGGCCCGACGCCGTCGTCGGCGCCGCAGTGGCCATCGAGATCGTGGTCGCTCCCCCCGCTCCCGGCGGCGACGGCACACCGCGTTACGTCGCGGACGGAACCGATTCGGCCGCAAGCAATTCCGATGGCGCGTCGAAGCCGGCGCGTCTGGTGGCGGGTGTGCTGCGGGGCGGCCAGGACCTCGCCATCATGCGGTTACGTCATCAGTCGGGCGAGGAGATCGAGACCCTCACGCACCCGCAGCTCGGGACCGAGCTGCGTGTGGCGCTCGCCGGCACCTTCACACCCGACGAACCCGGGGCCTGA